The Oncorhynchus tshawytscha isolate Ot180627B linkage group LG02, Otsh_v2.0, whole genome shotgun sequence genome contains the following window.
agagcctagaCTCGAACCAGgttctctagttgcacaggtagcactgcgatgcagtgccttcgacctCTGCACCACTCAGAaggcctgtctctgtgtgttttaagGGCAGTGTGTAGGGGGCCATACGGTTGCTCCACTGGACTGACATTGATGTGGTCTCCCACAGGGCACAGATGTCAGTACAACATCTAGATTTGACTTACATTTTAGTtaagttgtcaactaatgtgaattcaatgtgaaattaACCAAAAATGCCACCCTGTCATTCATTGGActaatcagttttccatgttgattcaacgtcatcacatttaatattttggttgaaatgacgtggaaacaacggtCATTGTCAGGCATAACAATAGGAGtgtcaagacagcacaaacagatctgggaccgggGCCTCGTTTCCCAGTTGCGATGTACTGTAACTTAAGCATTATGACGATCATATCAGATGTATCGTTATTTACGAACCAACTTTTTAATTGCGTTTCCTAAACAATCACGTTAAGAGAATGTTCGCCAAGGGCGTCGCTAGACCACGTGTCGATAGTGATAGGATCCAATGAAAAGCAGCGCTGCTCTCGGAATCAGCTTTCTCCATTTAAATCATATCTTAACATGAGAACTATTCCAAAATACTGAAAACAGATCAGCTACTAGAGAGATATTACCACCCATGGCTGTAAATAAGCTATTGAGGCAGCTTATTATGCTTACCCAATAATAATGCACTGAATCCCAGATTGGGCACATCATTGTACAAATGTTGTCACACATCATGAAACACATTGAGGCAAAATATAACTAAAttgatcccactgggcacacactgattgaatcaatgttgtttccacgtaatttaaAATAAATGATGTTGAaccatctgtgcccagtgggattgaACATGAAATAATTTCAATGTGATTGAAATAGGCTATATGGGCCGTTATAGGCTATGGAtcttttaatgcagtcatctcggttttcatttgaagcacCATTTTATCCTTCGCTTGTTTGTAAAATGTGCTAATACTTTGGTAACTTTGTATCTGTAGTCAACTTCGTTCTGAAGTTATTGTCAGTCACAGTCAGCAGACAGCCTAAACATCTTGATCTTTTATGAATAAAGGGACGTGGAAGGGCAAAAAGCATCCAACGATGCACTTTGGCTCCTCTACAAGTGGTCTGGATCCCTCGTACATGTGCAAAGTTTTCCTAATGAAGGCTCTGGGAAAAACCTTCGCTGCTAATGATACATCGCAAGAAGGTTCTTAGCGATGATCTTAACGCTACGACGGCTCTGGGAGATTACGCCCAGGCTAATTTTGCTGCTCTAGGTCAGCGATCCTGGGGAAGTTTGCACTGCCATTACAGCAGTCAACTACAGTAGGTGCCAGTGGCATACGTATCTAAGAATATTGTTGATTAACTGAAATCCTCAGGTATCTGCCCTGGTATCCTGAACCCAGCTGTCTGCCCAGTCTTGTCCAGGCTGTTCCTGCTTCTAGTATTCCTGTGGTTAGCGAAGCCATTTCCGAAGTCAATAAGTTTCCAGTGGCCAGATATAAAGGTGTTTTAACAGTTTTAACTCGGCAGTCAGGTGCTTGTGTCcatacagtaacagtatatcACTGGGGTCCAGGTTAGTATATCAGGGGCGTTTTAATTGAACTCCTCCGGTATCTGTCCAGGTATCCTGAAGTCAGCTGTCTGCTGCGctgtctggtccagggtgttCCTGGGGCTGGATGTGCAGGTGAAGCTGGCTCTGGTCTCCACCGTACAGCTGGTTCTCTGGAGGAACTGCAGGAAGTTCTCGTGGGCCGAGCCCTCGTGGCCGCTTGACAGGGCCAGCCGGGTGGAGTAGCAGCGCCGCAGCTTACACAGCTCCTCCCTGATCTGGCGGTTCAGCAGCCCATAAAAGAATGGGTTGACGGTAAAGGAGGAGTACGCTAGCCAGGTGACGGCCTCCTCTAGGTCAGGTGGGATCTTGGGCGGGTTGTTGATAGTCAGGTGCAGGTGGAAGGCGAAGTAAGGCAACCAGCAGAGCAGGAACTGGCCCACAATGACCACCAGGGTGAAGGCGGCCTTGCCCCCACCAAAGGGCCTTTTTTGGTGGAGCCTCCTGGGGGCGTTGcgggtggtgatgatagtggtctGGCTGCTGATGGAATCTGAGCGGTGTTTAAGATGGCTGGCCGTCCAGGACGGTAACGGTCCATGCTGTCTAGCCGCCACGCGGGCCACTTTATAGACGTTACAGTACACAGCAAAGATGACTGCAGCGGGCAGGCAGAAACAGGCCACTgtgaagaggacagagaaggCCCGGCGGTGGCCGCTGTGGCTCCAGTGGAGAGAGCAGTGGGCAGCGCTGATGGAGCTCAGGCTGCCGTAGCTCGGCCAGCTGAACACAGTGGCCAGCCCCAGGAGGGCTGAGACTACCCAGACCAGGACCATGACGGCTGTGGCCAGCTTCAGGGTCATCTTTACCTCGTAGCGCATGGGGTGGACAATGTAGTAGTAACGCTCCACGCTGATGGCCGTGATGGTGAAGATGGAGGCTGTAATTCATATCAAATGAAACGTTATAAATCGCTACACACAGTACAACAATCAAATGAAAGTGATTAAAAAAACAGAAGACAAAAGAGATTAATATTTGAACATAAAAAACACAAATCTAAATCAAACAATTGATTGCTTATAGTCGTCAGAAATGGCACCCCATccactgtatagtgcactacttttgaccaaagtccTGGtgagtagtagtgcactatatacagaatagggtgcgatttagGATGCAGCCCTAAATTGTGTCTGTCCCTTGTACTTTACCTGCAATGAGGAACACGTTGAGGAAGACGTACACCTGGCACTCCAGCACTGTGAACACCACGCTGGCGAAGTACGGCGAGCTGGACACAATTCCCAGGGGCATGAGCAGCACGGCACACAGCAGGTCCACCGCACACAGGTGGCACACAAAGGCAAACTTCCTGAATTGAATGATTTTAACTGTATTAATCCCCAGAGAAGAAGCAATATACACCCTAAATCCCGCTCAGGTAAATTATCAGCATTATCATCATACTGCAGGCCCGTAACAAGTAACCATCATTGATTCTTGTTTTAACCCATGCCCTCAATCAAAGCATCGGCCCCATGGTACAGTTCTAGACAATCTTGGATCTATGCCAATTCAAGTTAGCCCTATGGTATTTTCAAATAAGGGGTCACCAACTAAGCATAGTTCGAGGCATAGGCCTAATGGTTCTGTTCCAGGCAATCTGGTATCTATTACAATTCAAGCCAACCCCATGGTATTTTCTAGTAAGGGGTTACCTGTTGAACATGGCACGTTTGTAATAGAAATCCCGCAGCACCCTATCCACTGGACTGATTCATGTCAATGCCAGAAGTTTGATTACTAAAATGTATTTGATTGTAACTCTGGCTTCTCAAACATTCTGGTTATAACTGAATCTTTGCTTCTCAAACATTCTGGTTATAACTGAATCTTGCCTAAAGAAGTCCATGTCGGACTCTGATGTGTATCTGACAGGTTATAACATTTTTAGGTCTGCTAGAGTTGGCAGAGGAGGGGGTGTCGCCGTATACATACAGAGCAATTCAAATGTGTCTGTATCCATCACTACCTCTGTCCCTAAGCATTTTGAATGTCTAGTCCTAAATGTGGAACTCTGACATTAGTGGTAATTCATTGCTCTTCCTCGGCCTCCATATGTGCTCTTAACAAATTGTCTGACCTGCTGTCTAACTGTCCAACTGTTTAATCTGAATTACAGATAGTGATTGATCTTAATCTAGATTGGTTGATGCCAGTATGTGATGGGCTGAAATATATTTGTATTGAGCTAAATCTAACTGAGCTGATAACTAAAACAACTCGCAACGTCTTTACATACCTAGAAAAATTGACTCAATTAGATTCTAACAATTCTAACAAATGCCCCTCATTAATTGACAGCAAATGGGATATTTGCCAATGAGTATACAATCTCACTCACGCATTACTACAAAGATATATTTTAGGAATTTTAATGagctacattttttttgtttgagaTGGGGTTGAGTGACTGGGGGGGTAGTGTCAACTATCAATGACTTGGATCAGGCCCTTAATTTTTGTATTACCCTGTTTAACAATGTTGCAGATAAATGTGTGCCGTACATAAAACTAAGGGTAAATAAACAATGTAATCTTGGTTTACTCATGAATTGTCTGAGGAATTACAGGAAAGAAATGTAGCTTGGGCTAAGACTAGACGGACTGATTCTACATCTGATTGGCAGTCCTTCAGATATTTCAGAAATAAGTGTCTATCCCTggaaataaaaaaaaagaaagaaagctaAATCAACAAATTTCTTGAATTGTGTATCAGAGAGTGGTGGTAATCCAGGCAATTTCTGAAAAGTGGTCAAATCTTTGAAAAAAAACACCACCTCCTCGTTGCCCCAGCAGGTTTTGACAGCCTCTGGCCCCATTCTAAACAAAATTACAATTTGTGATGCTTCATTTCAACCCTTTGATGTCTATGATGTACTAAGTGCTTTGCTAAAGATTGATGTTAAAGAAAAACATTGGGTCTGATTCACTTAATCCCTTCTTGCTGCCCCACATATTGCAGAACCACTGACCTAGATACGTCCTCTCCCTACATAAAGGAGGAGATCCTTCTAACTACTGTCCAATTTCCAAAATATATTGCCTTTCCAAAGTTTTAGAATCCCTGAATAACTTTTAGCTAATAACTCTTTTAACTTCTCACTCTATTCTTAACGTGCACCAATACGGTTTTAGACCTGGACAAGGCACAGTTACAGCTGCTACACTTGTTTTAGATGATGTGGTAAATTGCTTGGATCAAAACATTTATTGTGCTGTCGTATTTCTCGACCTTTCCCAGGCCTTTGATACCCTTTCCCAGGCCTTCGATACCCTTTCCCAGGCCTTCGATACCCTTTCCCAGGCCTTCGATACCCTTTCCCAAGCCTTTGATACCCTTTCCCAGGCCTTCGATACCCTTTCCCAGGCCTTTGATACCCTTTCCCAGGCCTTCGATACCCTTTCCCAGGCCTTTGATACCCTTTCCCAGGCCTTCGATACCCTTTCCCAGGCCTTGATACCCTTTCCCAGGCCTTCGATACCCTTTCCCAGGCCTTTACCCTTTCCCAGGCCTTCGATACCCTTTCCCAGGCCTTCGATAGGCCCTTTCCCTTTCCCAGGCCTTCGATACCCTTTCCCAGGCCTTCCCCTTTCCCAGGCCTTTGATACCCTTTCCCAGGCCTTCGATACCCTTTCCCAGGCCTTTGATACCCTTTCCCAGGCCTTCGATACCCTTTCCCAGGCCTTCGATACCCTTTCCCAGGCCTTCGATACCCTTTCCCCGGGCCTTCGAtatctattctgacatttcacattcttaaaataaattggtgttCCTAACTGCCCTAAAACAGGGAAGtttcactaggattaaatgtcaggaattgtgaaaaactgagtttaaatgtttttggctaaggtgtatgtaaacttccaacttcaactgtaaataatgTTGGTCTATCTGTTAAAACGTGTCATAGTCATCTGCATGCAGATGCCATTGCCCCAACTGTCGAACAGGCTATTTTAAAGCTGCCATTTGTTTTATAACCCGCGACAGTTTTAATACTCACCACTGTATCCCtcatcaaaaggttggctggtcctcattaaagtcctgTAGATCAATTTATTACTCCCTTTTTTGTTTACAAAGCCCTTCTACACAAGCTTCCAACTTACCTAACTTCATTGCTAACACATAAAAAATGAGATACCAAACCCATTCACAAGGTTGGTTAACTCTTCGGATTCCTCGAGTATCCACGGAATTAGGTCAATCCTTTTTTAATTTCATGCCCCAGATTTCTGGGATCACTTGTGCCACTAAGGCGTTTTAAACCACTGATGTTAAAATTGTTCACTAAAGGTGGGCAATTGTTTTGATTGATTTAGCAACTTGTTGATGACGGCTGTGATGTGCGTGATGTTGAAATGTAAGATACTTCTTGATGCATCCTGTTAAaaacagtggcaagaaaaagcatGTGATTTCTGCAAAAAtttgacataacatttgatttgatcttcatctaagtcacaacaatagacaaaacaCAGTGTGTTTAAACTattaacacacaaattattgtatttttggtGTATAttttgaatacataatttaaacattcacagtgtagtctgggaaaaaagtatgtgaacccctaggctaaatgacttctccaaaagctaattggagtcaggagtcaactaacctgCAGTTGAATCAATGACACGAGATTGGAGATTTTGGTTAGAGCTGCACTGCACCCATAAAAAACATGCACAAAATGtttgtttgctattcacaagaagcctTGCCtcatgtgaaccatgccttgaacaaaagagatctcagaagacctaagattaagaattgtttccttgcataaagctggaaagggttacaaaagtatctctaaaagtcagTTCAatgtaagacaaattgtctataaatggagaaatttGAGCACTGTTTGCTACTCTCCATAAGATTGGCCATCCTACAAAAATGACTGCAAGAGcgcagcgcagaatgctcaatgattaagaagaatcctagtgtcagctaaagacttacagaaatctttgGAAGATGCTAACTTCTCTGTTGAAGAGTCTACGATACTTAAAACACTAagcaagaatggtgttcatgggggGACACCATGGACACcatccacagcgctactggcaaaatattctgtggacagatgaaactaaagttgtgttgtttgaatggaacacaacactatgtgtggatagaaaaaaggcacagcacaccaacatcaaaacctcatctcaactgtaaagtatggtggagggagcctggacagcttgcaatcatcgacggaaaaatgaattcccaggtttatcaagacattttgctgaataatgtaaggctatctgtccgccaactGAAGCTCAACATAAgttaggtgatgcaacaggacaacaacccaaaaaacagaagtaaatcaacagaatGACTTCAACATTGGAAAATATGCCTTctagagtggcccagtcagtcctgacctcaacccgattgagatgctgtggcctgacctcaagagagcggttcacaccagacatcccaagaatattgtggaacagaaacagttttgtaaaaaggatggtccaaaattcctcctaaccgttgtgcaggtctgttCAGCAActatagaaaatgtttggttgaagttattgctgccaaaggagggtcaacctgttattaaatccaagggttcccatactttttccaacctgcactgtgaatgtttacctggtgtgttcaataaagacatgaaaaattACAATTGCCTGTGTGGTATTAGTTTaatcagactgtgtttgtctattgttgtgaccagataacattttatgaccaatttatgcagaaatccaggtcattctaaagggttcacttactttttcttcccactgtatatatacagtaccagtcaaaagtttggacacacctactcattcatggatttttctttatttttacttctaCTTTTTTTCTAGTGAAGAACTATGACTTATAAGaacaattaaataacacatatggaatcatgtagtaaccaaaaatgtgtttaacaaaaaaaatatatttaatatgtgagattcttcaaagtagccacactttaccttgatgacagctttgcacaatcttagcattctctcaaccagcttcacctggaatgctgttCCAACAATCTTTAAGGACTTCCCACAAAtactgagcatttgttggctgcttttccttcactctgcggttcaactcatctcaaaccatctcattttggttgaggtcaggggattgtggaggccaggtcatctgatgcagcactccatcactctccttcttgttcaaaaagtccttacacagcctgagggtgttttgggtcaatgtcctgttgaaaaacaaatgatagtcccactaagcgcaaaacagATGGGACGGAgtttcgctgcagaatgctgtggtagccatgttggttaagtgtgccttgaattctaaataaatcactgacagtgtcaccagaaaatcgccctcacacctcctcctccatgcttcatggtgggaaccacacatgcagagatcatccgttcacctactccgcgtctcacaaagacacagcgattggaatgaaaaatctcaaatttggaccaaaggacaaatttccactggtcatcagaccaaaggacagatttccaccggtccaaTGTCCATtaatcgtgtttcttggcccaagcaagtctcttcttcttattggtgtcctttagtagtggtttctttgcagcaattcgactatgaaggcctgattcatgttgtcttctctgaacagttgatgctgagatgcgtctattacttgaaatctgtgaagcatttatttgggctgcaatttctgaggatggtaactctaatgaatttatcctctgcagcagaggtaacacttGGTCTTTCCTTCCTGTGGCAGtactcatgagagtcagtttcatcatagtgcttgatggtctTTACAACTGCACTCAAAGAcactcaaagttcttgaaattctacacattgactgaccttcaagtcttaaagtaatggtggactgttgttgctctttgcttacttgagctgttcttaccataatatggatttggtattttaccaaatagggctatattctgtataccaaccctaacttttcacaacacaactgattggctcaaacacattaataacctctacaggatcaTTGTCCCCCCCACGGGACGCttttaacctctctaggctagggggcggtattttcacatccggatgaaaagtgttcccaaagtaaactgcctgctactcaggccctgaagctaggatatgcatattagtagatttggatagaaaacactctgaagtttctataactgtttgaatgatgtctgtgagtataacagaaattatttggcaggtgaaaccccgaggacaaaccatccagaaatattttgttgtgaggtcactctcttttcaatgaggtttctatgtggatctagatttctaaggcacttgcttgcagttccgttcgcttccactggatgtcaacagtctttagaaattggttgatgtttttcctttgacaaatgaagaagtagggctgttcagaacgagggtcgagtctagtgtactgttgtggttggggcacGCGACCTGAAAGCTTGCTCCACTGTTTTTATCCACTATTGAACGCAGATTATCCCATCTTAAattgtattgattatttacgttacaAAATACCTatagttgtattaggaaagttg
Protein-coding sequences here:
- the LOC112244860 gene encoding probable G-protein coupled receptor codes for the protein MEHSGSPLTPDLNDTTANESLWWGLGAPLPSAPSRQLGTLPNSQTRFKDLTGIFFMVTLNVVALLANTAVLVVVVKAPHLRKFAFVCHLCAVDLLCAVLLMPLGIVSSSPYFASVVFTVLECQVYVFLNVFLIAASIFTITAISVERYYYIVHPMRYEVKMTLKLATAVMVLVWVVSALLGLATVFSWPSYGSLSSISAAHCSLHWSHSGHRRAFSVLFTVACFCLPAAVIFAVYCNVYKVARVAARQHGPLPSWTASHLKHRSDSISSQTTIITTRNAPRRLHQKRPFGGGKAAFTLVVIVGQFLLCWLPYFAFHLHLTINNPPKIPPDLEEAVTWLAYSSFTVNPFFYGLLNRQIREELCKLRRCYSTRLALSSGHEGSAHENFLQFLQRTSCTVETRASFTCTSSPRNTLDQTAQQTADFRIPGQIPEEFN